In Amphiprion ocellaris isolate individual 3 ecotype Okinawa chromosome 5, ASM2253959v1, whole genome shotgun sequence, the genomic stretch GTGGTGACATTGCCATCAAgtgagtgcatgaagactcttgtgttccctcaagcagccaacagcagaacatttggtgcgTTTTGCTCTTGGCTGAGACATTGTAGGGCccacagaagcagctctagaaaataaacaaacctGACGGACTGTGAGGCAGCAGCTCATTCTGAAAAACTCACCTGGAAATAGAaggcagtgagagagagaacaaTTATGTAGACTTTGAGATTGGTATTGCTATTGGTTCATTACCTGGTGTGTAGCAGTTTATAGCAACCACAAATAACTTAAAAAGATTAATTTCACAGTATGCGGCCTTTAAAGATTCCacttcattttctttgaaaaattacaaatcGTCTGcagttttatcttgttttgttgtctcttttaCTTCCCTCTCACCTGCTGTTGTGTAATCATCAGGAGTAAATATTTACAGAGATGCCTCTTGTTAGTTAAAGCTGCAGAGCTACTCAAATTTCAGTCTAATAATGCAGTTTGTTTGTCAAGAGGGTTAGCAGTGGTGGACAGGGATGAAACCTGAACACATGAACAAATCACAGAGTCTGTTTACCTCTCTGACCTGCCTGTCAAGTTagtattttttacagtacatGATAAACTACAAGTTTAATTATGTGTAAACATTTAACTGGGATCACGCAGGAGTGAATCAGCTTCAGTTTGATCCTAATCAAATTTAttgttgtgtcttttagtgCAGTTTGAGACAGAAGGGCATCAAGCCGTCTTCAGTGTCAAGATCCGTCACGGTGTAACACCTAAACTGTACAACACTGGATCCAAAGGAGGTACAGAACCAAACCCAACATCTCACCATCGAACTATATGTCTGCTTGTTTTGAAGTTACAGTgcttgccaaaaaaagaaaacaactgtcCTCTAACTGTCATCTGCAGACTACAACGTCAGCGCCCTTGTGACCATAGCTACGAAGACCTTCCTGCGTTACGATAAGCTTCAAGATCTTATCGACAGCGTCAGGAGATACTATCCCACCGTCACCATAGTGATCGCTGACGATAGTGAAAACCCCAAAACCATGTCCGGGCCTTACATCGAACATTACATTATGCCCTTTGGAAAGGTAGAGTAGCGCAGGACACGTAGTGAACTCTTTTAATCTGTCTGCTCTTGATGCTCTCTGAAGCTCAGCCCTGATGTCTCGGTTTGTAGGGTTGGTTTGCTGGACGAAACCTGGCCGTCTCCCAGGTGACTACAAAGTACGTGCTGTGGGTGGATGATGACTTCATCTTCACAGCCAACACTAAGCTGGAGAAGCTTGTGGATGTTTTAGAAAAGACCACTCTGGATCTGGTAAGGGGCGGAGACAAAAACTGTCCTTAATCAGTATTAACATTCTGGCCTCACTGCAGagatgtcagtgtgtgttttgtgtgtttgtgtgcgtccAGGTGGGCGGTGCAGTGCGGGAGGCCACTGGCTATACTGCCACCTACAGACAGACCATCTCCATTGAGCCCGGAGAGGAGGATGGCGACTGTTTACACATGAGGAGAGGATTTCATCACGTCATCCAAGGCTTTCCCAACTGCGTTGTAACCGACGGGGTCATTAACTTCTTCTTAGCTCGAACCGACAAAGTCCAGCAGGTCGGCTTCGACCCTCGACTCGCCAGAGTAGCTCACCTGGGTGAGTATAGTGAAGAAGCTCAGAGTTATCGTCATTTTAAAGGGATAAATAAGACAGTTCTACAGCTCAATGAGATCTCTACATGTTTATAGCAGAGTTTTAACAGTAACTGATAATGAGCACAAGATAATCATTTTCTTAACTCCACACATGTAGAGTAGATGCAATAGCAATAGATTCTGTAGGTAATAATTTCACACAACTACGCATacaaaacaggttaaaaaatcaccaaaattacacaattaatGAGAGCCAGAAATAGTAAAACCTCAAAgcattgttggattttcatCTTACCAACAGTTCTTGAACTACCCATATGTGATGCCCCATTCCGACTGACAACTTAACCTAATCTGAgctaaaatcactttatttcacaTGTCGTATTTATAACTTCTACACAAATAAACCATGTGCagtaaacagattctgtaaaaaaaagaaagaaaaaaacatctgtttctgAAGGTTTCAGTACAACAATTATGTCACACAGCTATGACCAACAGTCCCATAATAAAAATTCAGACACTATTCAGCTGACTGCCAAacttatatttttttccattttttaaaaattattatttttattattatagctGTGTCATCCTACACAGAAAGCTTTTCTGAGGATGCTCAGAAACTACCTGGGGTTATTAACAGGgagactgtaaaataacatttttggattgttgtgttttgctctcAGCTTTATAGCTGATAGCAGCTGCCCAGATTCTTCTGCAAATTTATTTTGGAACTAGTGTttccatcaaatcaaataaataatagaaatttGGTGTTCTATCTGAAATCCTGAATCAAATTcgattttgttggtttttctgtgcATACAAACTGCATCTTCAACACCCAGTGAGAATTGTTATGTACTGTAATTATGTGCTGTCATATGAAATTAGGGCACACTTATAAACAATAAGTGTGCCCTAATTTCCCTGGGATATACTAGGGACAAAGATCTGCAGGTTTTTTTAAAGATCCATatctcattttagttgtttagaTAGTATCATATGAAAAGATAATTTATGGTAACAGTCTATACTGTGAAATCAGCATGTAAACATTGAAGAGTCACTGCTCTGCtataattaaactaaatttatacttttaattaaaattaatttgttttttcttaatcCCCTAGCTTTTTGGTTGGTAAAATTTTCTTATTCCACctttttccttgtgtttttatggttgcATTGTATcgacaaataaaaatattgcagATGCCTGGGGCAATgtttaaatttagcattttaattTGTTATATGGCATATCTGTTACCtttggaaggtttttacaagaataaaaaacaaaaagttttgtGGGTCTGAAGAAAGTTTGCTTGCACATCATCACTTTTTGTGACCCACTCAGTGaggttttaaaaactgaatttttgaaatatttggcTAAAcgacttttttccttttccagaGTTTTTCATCGATGGCCTGGGGTCTCTCCATGTGGGCTCTTGTGATGATGTCATTGTCAATCATGCAACCAAAATCCGACTTCCCTGGGTCAGCCAGTCAGAGAGCGACAAGACTTACGCCAAGTTCCGATATCCACCGGCCTCCTCTGacgccacacacacaaaaaatggcCTCCTGTTCTTCAAGAACAGATTTCAGTGTTTGACTCGTAATTAGTTCGCCCCTCTGCTCTGTGTCCTGAAGGTTCCTCTGCTCTTCCTGAGTTGCCAAAGAAGTTCTCCTCCACCGCACCCCGTCAGATAAGATTTCAGACAAACACTTTGGTTTGCCTTTTCGTGGAAACCTTGAAACGGTTTTCAGGCTTCAGCCAGTAGAGCAGTTTTAGCATGTTTTATCTGTTGGTGCACAGCTCTGCAGTGAGCTAAAAGGTCCTTTTACACAGCAAACATCCAGAATATAAAAGTTTAGGATTTCTTCTGGAGCGATAAAATCAGCTGCAGTCAAATCACAGTGTAATCTTGATTGATTCAGGGTTATAAAGGGATCGTGTTTTGTCAAATCTTATCTGGCTTTTCGTCCTCAAGTCAGTCGAACACAGACATCAAGCTTTGGGAAAACCCAACAGGTAGCAGTCTGTGTCACTTCATTGTCATCCCATTTTGATGTGGGTAGAGTTCCATGTGTTGTCCTTCAATTTGCACTATCCAAAAACAGACTGAGCTTGGAAAAGTAACAGTGGCTTCCGAGAGCCTGAGAATGAGGACTCTCTGCTCGCGAGGATGAAGAGACACTTCTCAGAAAGTGACAGTTGTGTAGATTCAGAGCCTAAGTGTCCATCTCACCGATGCCACATGAAGAACGCATTAAAATCCTTTCATGCGCGATACCTAAGCTCTCTGACTTGACTGGTTGTGCCAAAGGTTTGGCTGCTGGCTTTGGGGTGTCTTTGTTTGTGTTATGGTTTTTGCCTACCCAGAattctttgtgtcatttaaatcACATCTGAGGAGGAGAAATTTTTGGTCCATCTGGACTCACATCCAGGTGATCCGGGAGCAGCCTTGTTTTTTCCGTCTTCTGCTGTTTGTCACTCTCCGGCTGACATCTTTAAGAGGAGCGTTTGTATCTGTGCACGATGACGAGTAAgttgcatcttttcatgctGCCTAGGAGAAAAGTTGGATGAACCAAAGTGCATGTTTGTTTTCCGTCAACATAAACgaagaacagagaaaaaacaggCACATTGTGACAGAATTAGTGAGAGTTTGGTGATGAAGTGAAACGATCAGAGCATGAGAGGGCGACTGAAAAGATCAATTTATTCAGCTGATGGCTCCTCTGTGGAGACTTACTGTATGTTGAAGACTTACACACTCAAGCCTGAAGTGATGATGCTGTTTTTTATACCATGGCCTTTAGATGACACCCTTGTATCACTGTATTGTTTCCTAAATAAGTCAGATACGTTTTTAATAGTCATTTGTTATGAGCTACAAGGTGCCAGAGATTTACCAacaatttttcttatttaaaatctcaagaggaaatattttaaaagtattttggtgatgtttcagtctgtttttttttttcttttgttcaccAAAATGCGATGTTGGCTCTGTGACAGGAGCAAGAAACTAACATCTGCAACACTGTTATCGACAGcttttgtgtagttgtgtgttcAAAAATTCGTCTCATCTTAGAATTTGTAACTGTTGACGGATCTATAGCGAAGCTGAAgactttttttaacagtgacATTTATTGTGTCAGCACAGAAATATATCTTCTTGCCTGCTTCACCCAACAAACTCTGGTATGAGTCGTTTGATTGCAGTATTATGAactcttttttatttcaaaagtttttaaaatgtctgtgaggaaagaaaaaaacttgtcaGGGACATAGcgtgaaaacacaaagacacagacttACTCTACCTTCAAGTCAAGTATCCTTCAAGACAAGTTTAAACAATTAACTCTGAAACACTTAAttataaactgaaaatgtgtttcagcCACAGTCATGAACATGattggttttctgtctttaaaatagTGCAAAGTTGACATCTGTATCATAAAGTCTTGGGTTTATATGATTATGTACACCTTGAGGTCTTTAATTCAATTCTGTTGTTGTTGACAAGATGTAGACGGTCTGTGGTGTGGTGCATTGGTCTGGCATAAACCATGTCCAAGTTATTTTTATTCAATTATAAATTATTGTAGATGAGATGAGACAAGACAGGCTACGTTTGAACTAATGCAGTTTAGTCAGATGGTAATTAAGAAACTTTCCGAAACTAGAAGATTTTGCCTTTCAAATGAAGACTCACACATGCATTTTGGCCTTCTGTGATAAAATTTCCCTTTGGGTTTGTCAAATAGCAAAAGAatccaataaataaaaaggtgtAACAGGAATGCAATAGTTGACCTGCATCATAAAATCTTGGGTTCATATGATTACTTAACATTGTTTTTATGTTGGTTTACAGTGTTGTTAGACATTATTTCATAAACTAATTCCAATAGTAAATGTTTTTCAGTGTCAGTGATTTGAAGCACTCTTTAATAATGAatgcagcagaaagaaaagaaagaaaaaagtttaaCATCACGTCTTGAACATCTACTAACCAGAAATTAATATGAGGCACACAGGATGTGTAGGAAAAGAAAGTGTTCCTAAAAACTATCAGATCGACAGACATGCTCACAGTCATACGTATGTACATCCAGTTTGCAGTCTCTTGTTCACATGAGCTGATGTCGGACTGTAGGCAGAAACTCATGTGAGCCAGAGGAAAGGAGCATCCAGCTGATCTAGTGGTGCATGGCACAAACTATAAACCGGGCCTACAAAAAGGATTCACCCTCCTTGGATGTATttctcttttgttgctttgcagtGTTGCATCataatttttttggacaaaaaatggacccaaaaaaactcttttatgccaaagtgaaaacagatttctacaaagtaatgtcaatcagaagtataaaatgtgaaaatcattGAATAAGTATTCCGCCAATTTAAATtactcacctaattcaacaaAGGAGCAGCTGGTAGGTGCTATAAGccacacaattagtgaaatggagatttTCTGAGGGCGGTGAATGTGTCTCAGGATATTGTAtaataaagacacctgtatgtGAAGGGGAATCAGTCCTCCTGACTATAACTACATCACGAGGAAAAAGGAACACTCCAATCACTGCAATCATTTATTATCCAGTTTATAGTgacattattttgcagaaatgtgttttcactttgacttgAAAGATGTGAATTAATGCTATATTAAATCAAACATGATTcactgttgaaaagcaataaaaagagaaaatttccAAAGGGGATGGATACTTTTTTTATGTACTGTGgtactctatctatctatctatctatctatctatctatctatctatctatctatctatctatctatctatctatctatctatctatctatctatccatctatccatccatccatccatccatccatccatccatccatccatccatctatctatctctgAAAACAGAAGTGGTCACTGAGACATCATGATGTTCCGTCATATTCCgcatatgcaaaaaaaaaaaaatccccacaaaagTAACGAAATTAAAAGTACATTTATAGAATAATTACAGGTTTGCATTGTGCTTATTTTGAGCAGCACACCGAGGGTGACATTTTAAAGGTGTAAGAGAGCAAATAAGTTGTAAAAGATGTTAATtgagggtgtgtttgtgtgaatgcaGAGCGTGACCTCCCTTGCACTAAAGCGCAGTGTAAATGAACAATGGGCCTTTGGGACTCGATGTGTCACACAGTCAGGTGGCTGCAGGACAAATAGGCTCTGTGTGCTGCAGGGAAATGAAGGGGTTTCAGGAAGTCTTCATCCTGAAGTGTTGACATGCTGCAGATCTTGTTTTCAGAAGCGAAGAACAACAGACAGTAGAGAGAGTTAATGCCTGGCACGATGATTCCTCAGCAAGACAGGCTTTGTCTCCTGTACataataaactgtaaataaaggttttgttttgtgtcaaaaCCTACCTGGTAATCTCAAAAATAACAGTGCCAACTTACCTGATACTTATAGTGGAATTCACCCAAATATATATTACttacaataaatatatatatatatttgagaTTGGCACATGAAGGTACTGATATTGCAATTAACTAGTTCATAATAATGAGCATCTTGCTCCACTAGAGGGTGCTGCACACCCACGCATCCTGAACTGACTCTATTGCAAACATAAGATTTAATGCAATTTTcgttacatttttataaaataatcttgaaaaaatgtcatcaaacaAATCATACGACATTTctccacataaataaaaatttctaGATGAGAAAACCTACTGGATGAAGACAATTTAGGACAAGCCAGTAGAATATGATGTACATTATAAAAGGGgttgaaatgacaaattatCTAAGAAAGTTAAAGTATAGAAAAGACAATCAGCGGCAGAAAATCTCTCTGCAGATTTTCCTCCTCTCAGTGAGAGAtggcagtttgttttttttccatggtAGACATTTTCATGGTTTCCTGCAACTTGTGAAATTGTTCCACGCTACACAAATGACCCCTCAGTAAATGGGCAATCAGCCTCAACAGTATTCATATCCTCCAGGGTATATGTTTTCATGGGTCTATTTATAAATACAATACACTGGGAACACGGCTGGATTAATGAACTGATCTACCAGACTGCGGCCCCATGGGCACCATGGCCAGAGTCTGCGtttcaaatgacattttttgttggaaagTCAACAAAAgaagcataaaaacatacaaactgatggcaaagagacacagaacaactacAGTATTGTCTGTCATAAATGACAGAGAAACACATGAGGCTTGTGTTTCATGCTGCAACTGTAAATTATTTTATGAAGGATTTTCAGGAAAAATGATAACATATTTGAACAGCATTTCTCTTTAATTCTATGTGTTTATCAGGATAGCACAAATTTCACTGATATGATTCCACccaaaaattatttacattcaAGACGACAGTGACAGATGAGCACCTGTGTTATCTTTgttccctttttcctctttctccttgATTATGATAGGTGCTTTGTGTGAGTTTGCAAATGTGTTCAGTCCAGATAACAGTGACAATGGCAGGGTTAAAATAGCCCACCGAACGGAAAGCACAGCTATTTGCTAATCTGTAGGGAATGCACAGATACACATGACATGTATGGATCCAGATCTCAGagtgaaactgaaataaacaatCACTCACCGGTGTCAAGGTTATGACAGTTATTTGAGGACAGACAGTTATGACGGCATAAAGGGACTGAGGTCTCAGTTCTCTGGGAAATAAAGTGGAATCGATCATTTATGAAAAATATTATACATTACAAAAATATCCATCAAGGGATTTTCAATGGAAAGAGTAAGAAATTTATAACAATACCACATGAAGTAGAGtctctgtggtgattttaaacCATACTGTcacacattttatatatatatttctaattCCATTATCCCCACCTGTAAATAATGTGCATATATTTGCACACGCAGGATATCCACACACTCGAATGAACACAATCATATCACTATGACGTACATGATCCGGTCCAGATCAGCCTGCACCACAACTGTACTGAAAGGAAATGTGAGACAATATGTGACTCTGAACATGCTGACAGAGCACTCGGACTCGGTCGAAGCGCTTCAATTCCAGAAGGGCAAAGTGAGTTTATGTGTTGCTGCAGGTATTTACTGCTCGCTCTCCTTCAGCTGATCCAAGTTGTTCAGTTGATGTGCTGAATAAGTCCTGACGTCGTAGAATGTGATCGCTTGGAAACTGGCAGTGACACcctgagaggaaacaaggaatGCAataggttgttgttgttgttgttgttctttttaactTGTGAGTTTCATGAAGATGCACAACACCTTCTGACTTTTAAAGACTTGTCAGAGAACGGGGTTCTGGTTCTCTGGATGGCCAAAAATTAAATGGACTGATGTAAGCTCATCAGGAAAATAAGTTTGAAATCCAAATGTCATCCTGTAAGACAAAACAGGGTTCACTTGAAAACCACCACAGACCCAAGACAAAAATAACTACAGCTGTAAGTAATGACTTCTTTGAAACAAAGTGATTCTATTCAAACAAGTTCAAAGCATTAATTGATATTTGTGTTGGCCACTTTAGAGGCATCACAACATCGGTGTGAACATTACACATGTAGCTAATTACTTGATTGACTGTTAAGGTTGGGGTAggcaaaatatacattttttggcATCAGGCAAAAATGCCATAATAGTCTATTTAGCACGTTGTAATTCAAGCAGTCTGAGAAGAAACTTGACTTCTGCAACTTCTCTTCTCTCCCCGTTttgaagcttttaaaaaatgtcaattacaGGCTTTTCAGTCCAGGTGAGAAAGTattaaaagcaacaaagtccacacatgatgtggaggctgaacacaataaatagataaataacaTGGTCTTTATTATTGCTAAGCACAGCTTTAAAAGGGTTGtataacttttacattttttgttatgCCGAGATGAAACCCTAAGTTTGTCCTTTAACCTAACGGCCactgaaatattattatttattagattATATTAATTCAAGCTGCTACATGGAAAAAGTCTGTTGTCCAGACATAGatattaaataagaaaaatctgACAGGCgccagaaaaaaagaagcagagatTTTGGGTACATAGGAAACTTGTCTCTGCTCTTGTGCATCTGAAGGACAATAGAATCACTGCTGAGCCAACAACACAAAGAAGGAGCCAAGAGGACAAGAAGAACTTTGTGGAGTCAGGCCAAATCGGCACGTCCAAGAAGAGCACCGTGATCAAAccatttcctcctcctgctggaaGTCTGAACAAATGAGATAAAACCGCAGGTCAAACCGTAGATTTTCCATAAACGGGATGACTGAACGACATCGCCTGCAGATTTAGTCGACCAGGTTTGTAAATGAACGCAGAAAGAACAACAGGATATTTGACAAAGGCAACCAGAGACTCATTTCCTCGCATCATCAGTGACCATGACAACAAAGCAGCCTCAGACACACAGATAACGGCTCCACTAATCTGAGCTACAATGTTTAAAACccagtgtttgtgttgtagGTGTTGCAGTGGCAAAGTGAATAATGATCACAAGAAAGCTGATAAATGTCACTGCTGCAGTATTGGTATTTTTACAGCCAGAGGAGAAACttaacagagcagcagcaagGTGAGAGGTTCAACCACTGGAGGTCAGGAAAACTATTTCCAACTGCTGTTAAGCTGCTTGGGAAACATTCAGTttgcgaaaaaaaaaaaatccaacaaaaaaagataGTGAAATGGAACACATTATTTAAAGCAACCTCTATTTCTGAGAAAACAGGTTTTGCTTAAACTAAATAATCCCTATGAATCTGCTGTTCTGTGGATTATCCCAGAGTATCCAGAGTGTCAGAGAGTCTCCaacaacagcattttttttaatgatgtgaGCACCAAAAGCAAAACAGGATTCAAGTGGATTGTACTGGATTGTAGTAGACATTTCAGATGGTAACATTGCAAACTTTTTGCATTGCAAGATGCCCCAAGTGGTATATAATTTGTTAAATGGTTAAATTGTGATGTTGTGATGTTGTTACATCTGCTTTAGCGTTTAAATACTCTTCCCCCTGCTCTGTAACAGAGGATGGCTGTACCTTGAGGGTGTGATGGCTGCAGAGCGGCGGGAGGCCGTTGGATGAGTCGCGGTCGTGTCTCACCTCTGCTCTCAAACTGAGCTGCTGGTAGGAGGAAAGTAAAGGACGAGCTGCTTGAGGTGTAACGTCACTGGGGTCAGAAGCcttaaaacagacagagaaatcAATGAAGATGGGGTGGGAAGAAAAAGAGATACGTGTTTATACagcgatcagccacaacattatgaccactgacaggtgaagtaacatcgatcatcttgttataatgacatgttctgctgggaaatttGAGTCCTGATATTTATGTGGATAtctgacatgtaccacccacctaaacattgcaacCCCCCACACCTCATGGCAACAGCactccttgatgccagttgccaccctcagcaggacacaGCACCCCGACACACCAAAAAAACTGCTCATGAGTGGCCCTGGgaacaaaacagagcaaagCTGTTCCACTCTCCCCAGAtctaaatcttattgagcatctgtgggatgttccaggataagcctgatctaggtaggccTCACCCTCCAACCCACAGGtgccacagaattcactgctaCCATCCTAGTGCCACAGGACACCCCCAGACATCCCGTGTCCAtaccccactgggtcagaggagttttagcagcataaagggg encodes the following:
- the b4galnt1b gene encoding beta-1,4 N-acetylgalactosaminyltransferase 1, giving the protein MRSLRKTVLLAILVSVVLVLALLHSWPTRTYTTVDVWQRPGPSVERHLEERLPELDHRLSNIPFHVRDSVASLLARNGCICEGESGGVNLPFAQLLFPRVSAHPLHTAFEASELEEMKRRRAKEYKSFQKRSKTPADVLIIAEANSPLQYPTQGVEVRPLKTIIIPGLALHDLPRDHYSINITATLGTLNVAAEVDGVKIKGDGEMHMSLSSSLLPNLNRQLQFVTYTNTLFHPSTADTVQFETEGHQAVFSVKIRHGVTPKLYNTGSKGDYNVSALVTIATKTFLRYDKLQDLIDSVRRYYPTVTIVIADDSENPKTMSGPYIEHYIMPFGKGWFAGRNLAVSQVTTKYVLWVDDDFIFTANTKLEKLVDVLEKTTLDLVGGAVREATGYTATYRQTISIEPGEEDGDCLHMRRGFHHVIQGFPNCVVTDGVINFFLARTDKVQQVGFDPRLARVAHLEFFIDGLGSLHVGSCDDVIVNHATKIRLPWVSQSESDKTYAKFRYPPASSDATHTKNGLLFFKNRFQCLTRN